Proteins from a genomic interval of Beijerinckia indica subsp. indica ATCC 9039:
- the tkt gene encoding transketolase, giving the protein MSSVQNPATESLSPANTAQALDQLCINTIRTLTIDAVQKANSGHTGAPMGLAPVAYTLWQKFLRYDPTDPTWPNRDRFVLSVGHASMLLYSLIHLGNIRIPGTQEPAVSLEDIKNFRQNGSRTPGHPEYGFTIGVETTTGPLGAGCGNSVGMAIAGRWQAARYNKPGQTLFDYDVYTLCSDGDLMEGVACEAASLAGHLQLSNLCWIYDSNHITIEGKTDLAFSEDVAKRFESYGWNVLHVEDANDCDATTAALTTFKQTNDKPTLIIVHSIIGYGSPHKQNTSAAHSDPLGEEEVRLTKRFYNWPEDAQFLVPDGVLEHFAGSFGQRGKTMHAQWSNLFDQYRQADPQTAGQLDTMFARQLPENWDKNLPTFPADAKGMATRDASGKVLNVLAENCPWLVGGSADLAPSNKTKLVFEGAGALEPGNPGGRNVHFGIREHAMGAIVNGLALCDLRAFGATFLVFSDYLRPALRLSALMELPVFFVFTHDSIGVGEDGPTHQPIEHLASLRTIPHLITLRPADANETVEAYRVIFNQTARPAALALSRQALPVIDRTIYGSAEGVARGAYILADTEGDAPKVILLASGSEVSLCLEVFERLKKDGKGARVVSMPSWELFEQQESTYRDTVLPPAISARVAVEQASTFGWERYVGRSGEIIGMHGFGASAPYKALQNRFGFTVDKVLEAALAQLASTPAS; this is encoded by the coding sequence ATGTCCAGTGTTCAAAATCCCGCCACGGAGTCTCTTTCTCCCGCGAACACCGCACAGGCCTTGGATCAATTGTGCATCAATACGATCCGGACCTTGACGATCGACGCCGTGCAGAAAGCGAATTCCGGTCATACCGGCGCGCCTATGGGACTAGCGCCCGTCGCTTATACGCTTTGGCAGAAATTCCTGCGCTATGATCCGACCGACCCCACCTGGCCGAACCGCGACCGTTTCGTTCTGTCGGTCGGGCATGCGTCCATGCTGCTCTATTCCCTCATCCATCTTGGCAATATCCGCATTCCTGGTACGCAAGAACCTGCGGTTAGCCTGGAAGACATCAAGAATTTCCGCCAGAACGGCAGCCGCACGCCCGGCCATCCGGAATATGGCTTCACCATCGGCGTCGAAACCACGACCGGCCCGCTCGGCGCTGGCTGCGGCAATAGCGTCGGCATGGCCATCGCCGGACGCTGGCAGGCCGCCCGCTACAACAAACCCGGCCAGACCCTGTTCGATTACGACGTTTATACATTATGCAGCGATGGCGACTTGATGGAGGGCGTCGCCTGCGAGGCTGCCTCGCTCGCCGGACATCTTCAACTTTCCAATCTGTGCTGGATCTACGACAGCAACCACATCACCATCGAGGGCAAGACCGATCTCGCCTTCAGCGAGGATGTCGCCAAACGCTTCGAATCCTATGGCTGGAACGTGCTGCATGTCGAAGACGCCAATGATTGCGACGCGACCACAGCCGCCCTTACGACCTTCAAACAGACCAATGATAAGCCGACGCTGATCATCGTGCATTCGATCATCGGCTATGGTTCCCCCCATAAGCAGAATACATCCGCCGCCCATTCCGACCCCTTGGGCGAAGAGGAAGTGCGCCTCACCAAACGCTTCTATAATTGGCCGGAAGACGCGCAATTCCTGGTGCCGGATGGCGTCCTCGAACATTTCGCGGGCTCTTTCGGGCAGCGCGGCAAAACCATGCATGCGCAATGGTCGAACCTGTTCGATCAATATCGCCAAGCCGATCCGCAAACGGCGGGCCAGCTCGACACCATGTTTGCCCGGCAATTGCCGGAAAACTGGGACAAGAACTTGCCGACTTTCCCGGCCGACGCCAAAGGCATGGCGACTCGTGACGCGTCTGGTAAGGTATTGAATGTGCTTGCCGAAAATTGCCCCTGGCTGGTCGGCGGTTCCGCCGATCTTGCGCCTTCAAACAAGACCAAGCTGGTTTTCGAAGGGGCTGGTGCGCTGGAGCCTGGCAATCCCGGCGGCCGCAATGTGCATTTTGGCATTCGCGAACATGCGATGGGTGCTATCGTCAATGGTCTCGCTCTTTGCGACCTGCGCGCCTTCGGCGCGACGTTCCTCGTCTTCAGCGATTATTTGAGGCCCGCGCTGCGCCTCTCGGCGCTGATGGAATTGCCGGTGTTTTTCGTCTTCACCCATGATTCCATCGGTGTTGGCGAGGACGGCCCGACGCATCAGCCCATCGAACATCTGGCGAGCCTGCGGACCATTCCGCATCTCATTACCCTGCGCCCCGCCGACGCCAATGAGACGGTCGAAGCCTACCGGGTCATTTTCAATCAGACCGCACGGCCGGCCGCCTTGGCGTTGAGCCGTCAAGCCCTGCCGGTTATCGACCGCACGATTTACGGCTCGGCGGAAGGCGTCGCGCGCGGCGCTTATATTCTCGCCGATACGGAAGGCGATGCGCCCAAAGTGATCCTGCTCGCGAGTGGCAGCGAGGTTTCTCTGTGCCTCGAGGTTTTCGAGCGTTTGAAAAAGGACGGCAAGGGCGCCCGGGTCGTCAGCATGCCGTCCTGGGAATTGTTCGAACAGCAGGAATCCACTTATCGCGACACCGTCCTGCCGCCGGCGATCAGCGCCCGGGTCGCGGTCGAGCAGGCCTCCACCTTCGGCTGGGAGCGTTATGTCGGACGCAGCGGAGAGATCATCGGCATGCATGGGTTCGGTGCCTCGGCGCCGTATAAGGCCCTGCAAAACCGGTTCGGTTTCACCGTCGACAAGGTCCTCGAAGCAGCCCTGGCGCAGCTCGCATCGACGCCCGCCTCCTGA
- the gnd gene encoding phosphogluconate dehydrogenase (NAD(+)-dependent, decarboxylating), producing the protein MQLGIIGLGRMGGNIARRLTRAGHQCVVYDAKPEIAQGLAKEGMTPARDLAELVQLLAPPRAIWIMLPAGPITEEAVETLGRLLSSGDALIDGGNTYYKDDIRRAAALATRGIHYLDVGTSGGVWGLERGYCMMIGGPKDAVAGLDPIFKTLAPGIGDITRTPHREGRDPRAEQGYIHAGPAGSGHFVKMIHNGIEYGLMQAYAEGFDILRNKASEALPENERFDLDLADIAEVWRRGSVVASWLLDLTAISLAESGDLAHYEGAVADSGEGRWTLEAAIEEAVPANVLAASLFARFRSRQDHTFGDKLLSAMRFQFGGHVEVKEPGTAADAPK; encoded by the coding sequence ATGCAATTAGGCATCATCGGTCTTGGCCGAATGGGGGGCAATATTGCACGCCGCCTAACCCGCGCCGGTCATCAATGCGTGGTCTATGACGCCAAGCCAGAGATTGCCCAAGGTCTGGCCAAGGAAGGCATGACGCCCGCGCGGGACCTTGCCGAACTCGTGCAGCTTCTGGCACCGCCGCGCGCCATCTGGATCATGCTGCCGGCGGGACCCATCACGGAAGAAGCCGTCGAGACGCTCGGCCGCTTGCTCAGCTCAGGCGATGCGCTCATCGACGGAGGCAATACCTATTATAAAGACGATATCCGCCGCGCCGCGGCCCTCGCCACACGCGGGATACATTATCTCGATGTCGGCACGTCCGGTGGCGTCTGGGGCCTTGAACGCGGCTATTGCATGATGATCGGCGGCCCGAAGGATGCGGTTGCGGGTCTCGATCCGATCTTCAAAACACTGGCGCCCGGCATCGGCGATATTACCCGCACACCTCATCGCGAGGGCCGCGACCCGCGCGCCGAGCAGGGCTATATTCACGCGGGGCCGGCCGGCTCCGGGCATTTCGTTAAAATGATCCATAACGGCATCGAATATGGCTTGATGCAGGCCTATGCGGAAGGCTTTGATATTTTACGAAACAAAGCCTCGGAGGCCTTACCGGAAAACGAGCGTTTCGATCTCGACCTCGCCGATATTGCCGAAGTCTGGCGGCGTGGCAGCGTGGTCGCTTCCTGGCTTCTCGATCTCACGGCAATTTCGCTCGCGGAAAGCGGCGATCTCGCCCATTATGAAGGCGCCGTTGCGGATTCCGGCGAGGGCCGTTGGACGCTGGAAGCAGCCATCGAGGAAGCCGTGCCCGCCAATGTGCTCGCCGCCTCGCTCTTTGCGAGGTTCCGCTCGCGCCAGGACCATACGTTTGGCGACAAGCTCCTCTCCGCCATGCGCTTCCAATTCGGTGGCCATGTCGAGGTCAAGGAGCCAGGCACAGCCGCGGACGCGCCGAAATGA